From the genome of Phycicoccus duodecadis:
GCGTCGATGGTGTCGGCCTCGTCGGCCGTCTTGTCGTCGCGGTAGCGCAGGACCCGCGCGAAGCGCAGCGCGATGCCGCCCGGGTAGCGCGACGATCGCTGGATGCCGTCGATCGCGATCTCGACGACCTGCTCGGGGCGCACCGTGACCACGTACCCGTCGGCCGGGCCGTCGGCCAGCGCGGTGAAACGCTCGGTCTGCCACGCGAGCATCTCGTCCGTCATCCCCTTGAAGGTCTTCCCGACCATCACGAAGCCGCCGGTCTCGGGGTCGCGCGCGCCGAGGTGGATGTTCGAGAGCCAGCCCTGGCGCCGCCCCGACCCGCGCTCGACCGCCAGCACGACCAGGTCGAGGGTGTGGGTGGGCTTGACCTTGACCCAGCCGCTCCCCCGGCGGCCCGCGGCGTACGGCGCTGCCGCGTCCTTGACGACGACGCCCTCGTGGCCGGCGGCGACCAGGCCGCCGAAGAAGGACGCGGCCTCGGCGGGGTCCGTGGTGCGCACCCGCGGGACGAGCAGGTGCGGCGCCAGCGCCTCGAGCACCTCATGCCGCTCGAGCGCGGGGGCATCCACCAGGTCGCGACCGTCGGCGTGCAGCACGTCGAAGAGGTAGGTGGTCAGGGGCACCTCGGCCCGGAGCCGCTCGACGTCGGCGGAGCTGGCCGTGCGGGCCCCGGTGACCTGGAACGGCGCCGGCCGCCCGTCGTCGTGGAGGACGATGGCCTCGCCGTCGAGCACGAGGTCGCCGCCGGGCAGCGCCGCGACCGCCTCGACGACCTCGGGCACCCGGTCGGTGATCTCGTCGAGGCTGCGGGTGAAGACGGTGACGGCCCCGTCGCGCCGGTGGACCTGCACGCGGATGCCGTCGAGCTTGCCGTCGACCAGCATCTCGGCGCCGGCGAACCCCTCGACCGCCTCCGCGGTGGTCTTGGCCGAGCCGGCGAGCATCGGGCGCAGCGGGCGCCCGACCACCAGCCCGACCTGCTCGAGCGCCGCCCGGCCCCCCTCGGCCGCGAGCCCGGCGACGACGTGGGTGGAGCCGGCGAGCATCACGGCCCGGCGGACCACGG
Proteins encoded in this window:
- a CDS encoding ATP-dependent DNA ligase, translated to MDVALADLVAVSHQVAATRSRTAKTEAIAGLVARADATEVGTVVAFLSGVLPQRRLGVGYRSLGSLPAPAAESSLTVAEVDAAFDRLAATAGAGSTASRRGALVELMARATADEQAFLRALMTGNLRQGALDGVVLAALARAFDVPDAVVRRAVMLAGSTHVVAGLAAEGGRAALEQVGLVVGRPLRPMLAGSAKTTAEAVEGFAGAEMLVDGKLDGIRVQVHRRDGAVTVFTRSLDEITDRVPEVVEAVAALPGGDLVLDGEAIVLHDDGRPAPFQVTGARTASSADVERLRAEVPLTTYLFDVLHADGRDLVDAPALERHEVLEALAPHLLVPRVRTTDPAEAASFFGGLVAAGHEGVVVKDAAAPYAAGRRGSGWVKVKPTHTLDLVVLAVERGSGRRQGWLSNIHLGARDPETGGFVMVGKTFKGMTDEMLAWQTERFTALADGPADGYVVTVRPEQVVEIAIDGIQRSSRYPGGIALRFARVLRYRDDKTADEADTIDAVRALGPG